The genomic region AGAAAACATAGGGTTAGAAACTGTTGGAATAGAATTAGAAAATGAATATGTTAAAGTAGGTAATTATTATAAGACTAATGTGGAAAATATTTATGCTATTGGAGATATTGTAAAAACCCCTCAACTAGCTCATGTAGCTTCAAAAGAAGGAGAAATTGTTGTAGAACATATTGCTGGATTAGAAACAGAAGAATTTATTGATTTAAATAAAATTCCTTCTGCTATTTATTCAGAACCACAAATAGCAAGTTTTGGTTTAACAGAAGAAAAATTAAAAGAATTAAAAATTGAATATAATAAATTTTCATTCCCATATAGGGGTGTTGGTAAATCAGTAGCAATAGAAAAGTCTGAAGGTTTTGTAAAAATACTAACTGATAAGACAACAAATGAAATTTTAGGAGCACATATTATTGGTGCTGAAGCTACAGAATTAATCCATGAAGTTTTACTTGCAAAAAATGCAGAATTATTACCTGAAGATATTGCAAAAATGATACATGCACACCCTACTCTATCTGAAGGTATTATGGAAGCATTTAGAGGTATTGAAGGCTGGGCAATCCACATTTAACACTTTATAAACAAAGCAGCTACAAATTGTAGCTGCTTTGTTATAATAAACTCAAATATTTATCTCCAAAATCTGGTGCCACAGTAACTATCTTTTTATCAGGATATTTTTCTGCTAATTTTTTTGCTGCTAATATATTTGCAGCAGCTGATATTCCAACAAATAATCCTTCTTTTTTTGCTAAAATATCCTGCATTTCAAATGCTTCTTCATCTTTTATTGTAATTACCTCATCTAAAATAGAAACATCTAAATTTTTCGGAATAAATCCTGCTCCTATCCCTTGAATTCTGTGTTTTCCAGGCTGTTTCCCCGATATAACTGCTGAATTTTCAGGTTCAACTGCTATTATTTTTATTTTATCTCTAAAAAATCTTTTTAATACTTTTCCTGTCCCAGTTATTGTTCCACCGGTTCCAACACCAGCTACAAAAATATCTAAATTATAATCCATTTGTTTTAATATTTCTGGTCCTGTTGTTAATTCATGTGCTAAAACATTTGCTGGATTTTCAAATTGATTTGGCATATATGCATTTTTCTCATTTACTATTTCTAAAGCCTTTTCTATGGAACCTTTCATTCCTTTATCAGCTGGAGTTAATATTAATTCTGCCCCATACTTTTCTAATATCTTTCTTCTTTCTATACTCATACTTTCTGGCATAGTTAATATAACTCTATAACCTCTGTACTTTCCAATTGCTGCCAAAGCTATACCTGTATTTCCACTTGTAGGTTCTACTATAATATTATTATCTTTACCTAATTTTCCTTCTATTTCTGCTTTTCTAAGCATAAAATATGCTGCTCTATCTTTTACACTACCTGTTATATTATTTTTTTCAAGCTTTACAAATATTTTATTAGGTTTTACAATTTTTGAGAGTGTTATTATAGGTGTACCACCAATTCCTCTATCAAACATTTTTCTCCCTCCTTATGAAATTTATCACAAATAGTATATATAAATTCAGACAATTTTTATCTTGTTTCTTCCATTATATCAAATTGGATAAAAAAAGTCAAGTTAAAAAATCACAAATTATATTACATATATATGATATAATATAATTATAATAAAATTCAAATTTTGCATTGGGGGGATTATAATGTCATATTATTTAGCTATTGATGAAGGCACAAGTAGTACAAGGACGTTATTATTTAATGAAAATTTTAAATTAGTAGATTATGTTCAGAAAGAAATTAATATGTATTATCCACACCCAGGATGGGTTGAACAAGATGCTGAAGAATTATATCAAAAAACTGAAGAAACAATGATAGAAGTATTAGAAAAAAATAATGTTTCCTGGAATGAAATTATTGGAATTGGTATTACAAACCAAAGAGAAACTATTGTAGCTTGGGATAAAAATACAGGAAAGCCATTATATAATGCTATTGTCTGGCAATGTAGAAGAACTGCAGATATATTAAATAGGTTTCCTGTAAGTTTTTGGACTGAGGTTAGGAGAAAAACTGGTCTTGTTAAAGATCCATATTTTTCTGGATCTAAAATATTATGGTTGATTGAAAATGTTGATGAAGTAAAAAATGCGTATGATAATGGAAATTTAAAAGTTGGAACAATAGAATCATGGTTAGCATTTAAATTATCTGGTAAACATGTATCAGATGTATCAAATGCATCAAGAACTCAATTAATGAATATTCACACATTAGATTGGGATGACGAAATATTAAAAACCTTTGGAATAAAAAAAGAGATATTACCAGAAATTGTAAACACTGCTATTGAAAATGGTATAGAAACAAAATTTGGACCTAAAATATATGGTATGATAGGAGATCAACAATCTGCACTTTTTGGACAAAGAGCATTTGAAGTAGGAGATGCTAAATGTACGTATGGTACTGGTGCATTTGTTTTAATGAATTCAGGAAGTACTCCACCAAAACCACATCCCGGATTATTAACCTCTGTTGGATGGAAAATAAATGAAGAAGCTATATATTCTTTAGAAGGAAGTATATTTACTGTAGGCGCTTTCTTTAAATGGTTAAAAGATATTAAAATGATAGACGAATATGAAGATTTAGAAAATTATTCAAGAAATACAGATAATGGTGGAATATATATAGTCCCAGCATTGAGTGGTTTAGGATCTCCATATTGGGATTCAGATGCTAGAGGATTAATTATTGGTTTAACTAGAGCTACTAAAAAAGAAAATATTATTAGAGCCGCTTTAGAATCTGTTGCGTTTAGTGTTAGAGAAGTCATTGATTCAATGCAAGAAGCTGTTTGGACAAAAATTAAAAAGATGAATGTTGATGGTGGAGCTACAAAAAATAG from Marinitoga aeolica harbors:
- the cysK gene encoding cysteine synthase A, with amino-acid sequence MFDRGIGGTPIITLSKIVKPNKIFVKLEKNNITGSVKDRAAYFMLRKAEIEGKLGKDNNIIVEPTSGNTGIALAAIGKYRGYRVILTMPESMSIERRKILEKYGAELILTPADKGMKGSIEKALEIVNEKNAYMPNQFENPANVLAHELTTGPEILKQMDYNLDIFVAGVGTGGTITGTGKVLKRFFRDKIKIIAVEPENSAVISGKQPGKHRIQGIGAGFIPKNLDVSILDEVITIKDEEAFEMQDILAKKEGLFVGISAAANILAAKKLAEKYPDKKIVTVAPDFGDKYLSLL
- a CDS encoding FGGY family carbohydrate kinase; this encodes MSYYLAIDEGTSSTRTLLFNENFKLVDYVQKEINMYYPHPGWVEQDAEELYQKTEETMIEVLEKNNVSWNEIIGIGITNQRETIVAWDKNTGKPLYNAIVWQCRRTADILNRFPVSFWTEVRRKTGLVKDPYFSGSKILWLIENVDEVKNAYDNGNLKVGTIESWLAFKLSGKHVSDVSNASRTQLMNIHTLDWDDEILKTFGIKKEILPEIVNTAIENGIETKFGPKIYGMIGDQQSALFGQRAFEVGDAKCTYGTGAFVLMNSGSTPPKPHPGLLTSVGWKINEEAIYSLEGSIFTVGAFFKWLKDIKMIDEYEDLENYSRNTDNGGIYIVPALSGLGSPYWDSDARGLIIGLTRATKKENIIRAALESVAFSVREVIDSMQEAVWTKIKKMNVDGGATKNRLLMEIQSDLINAEIFVPEFQEITALGAAFMAAIGSKNISINDIKNLHFSGIKIMPNNSDKIEKEYYIWKEAVLRSRGWIKSTNISY